From one Helicobacter sp. 12S02232-10 genomic stretch:
- a CDS encoding DUF262 domain-containing protein, whose protein sequence is MKAQETILLNLIKNVSPGFTIPIYQRFYSWKQAECLELWEDILRAGLDEKNNTHFLGSIVYVQDGIYSATAKSHLVIIDGQQRLTTIILLLIALSELLDEKQEIIEDFSKNKLKDWYLINHLEKDDKKYRLILSETDKDTLIALIEKRELPKEYSIRINENYIFFKNKLEQHKHQLEIICKGIEKLSVVDISLDRDHDNPQLIFESMNSTGKDLTQTDLIRNYILMGVDHKTQLTLYQSYWRPMELDFGQEGYQDYFDAFMRYYLAIKTKEFPKINHIYEAFKKYHKEKRSNIESLIADIRVYSQYFCKIALDQEENKKLSCAFKDFKELQVDVAYPLLLQLYDDYRKKCLPIEDFEKAVRLIESYIIRRSICGIPTNGLNKVFLNFANSIEKDKYSIEKDKYLESFQAKLILAPHQQRFPKDEEFQKEFISRNFYDFRNSKYCLERLENFGRKEKINVNNYTIEHIMPQNEKLSQEWQNDLGANWKDIQKNWLHTLGNLTLTGYNQEYGDKPFKEKRDLEGGFAKSPLKLNEYLRDINIWNEEAIINRANILSNQAIKIWIYPKLEESVLEKYKK, encoded by the coding sequence ATGAAAGCACAAGAAACAATATTATTGAATCTCATTAAAAATGTTTCTCCTGGATTCACAATACCCATTTATCAGAGATTTTACAGTTGGAAACAAGCAGAATGTTTAGAACTTTGGGAAGATATTTTACGGGCAGGATTAGACGAAAAAAATAATACTCATTTTCTAGGTTCAATAGTCTATGTGCAGGATGGCATTTATTCTGCCACAGCTAAGTCTCATTTAGTCATCATAGACGGACAACAAAGACTCACAACTATAATATTATTATTGATTGCATTATCCGAGTTACTAGACGAAAAGCAAGAAATTATAGAAGATTTCTCAAAAAATAAACTAAAAGATTGGTACCTAATCAATCATCTTGAAAAGGATGATAAAAAATATAGGCTTATCTTGTCTGAAACAGATAAAGATACCCTAATAGCCCTTATAGAAAAAAGGGAACTGCCAAAAGAATATTCTATTAGAATAAATGAAAATTATATTTTTTTTAAAAATAAACTTGAACAGCATAAACATCAGCTTGAAATTATCTGTAAAGGTATAGAAAAATTATCGGTTGTAGACATTTCACTTGATAGAGATCATGACAATCCGCAGTTAATTTTCGAAAGTATGAACTCAACAGGCAAAGATCTTACCCAGACAGATTTGATTAGAAATTATATCCTAATGGGGGTAGATCACAAAACTCAATTAACGCTATATCAAAGTTATTGGCGACCGATGGAACTTGATTTTGGACAAGAAGGTTATCAAGATTATTTTGATGCCTTTATGCGATATTACCTTGCCATAAAAACAAAAGAATTTCCCAAAATAAATCATATTTATGAAGCATTCAAAAAATATCATAAAGAAAAAAGATCAAATATTGAATCTTTGATAGCTGATATAAGAGTTTATTCTCAATATTTCTGCAAAATAGCACTAGATCAAGAAGAGAACAAAAAATTATCTTGTGCTTTCAAAGACTTTAAAGAGCTTCAAGTTGATGTTGCTTATCCTCTATTGTTACAACTCTACGATGATTATAGAAAAAAATGCTTACCTATAGAAGATTTTGAAAAAGCTGTTCGACTAATAGAAAGCTATATTATTAGAAGATCCATCTGTGGCATCCCTACAAATGGACTCAATAAAGTATTTCTAAACTTTGCAAATTCAATTGAAAAAGACAAATATTCAATTGAAAAAGACAAATATTTAGAAAGTTTTCAAGCTAAATTAATTTTAGCACCTCATCAACAAAGATTCCCAAAGGATGAAGAGTTTCAAAAAGAGTTTATATCAAGAAATTTCTATGATTTTAGAAATAGTAAATATTGCCTAGAAAGATTAGAAAACTTCGGCAGGAAAGAAAAAATAAATGTTAATAATTATACAATAGAACATATTATGCCTCAAAATGAAAAGCTATCACAAGAGTGGCAAAATGATTTGGGGGCAAATTGGAAAGATATTCAAAAGAATTGGTTACATACATTAGGCAACCTAACACTTACGGGCTACAACCAAGAATATGGCGATAAACCTTTTAAAGAAAAAAGAGACTTAGAAGGTGGGTTTGCAAAAAGTCCTCTAAAATTAAACGAATATCTAAGAGATATCAATATTTGGAATGAAGAAGCCATAATAAATAGAGCTAATATTTTATCAAACCAAGCAATTAAGATATGGATTTATCCAAAGCTTGAAGAATCTGTTTTAGAAAAATATAAAAAGTAG